The following nucleotide sequence is from Salvia miltiorrhiza cultivar Shanhuang (shh) chromosome 7, IMPLAD_Smil_shh, whole genome shotgun sequence.
GGTCCATAGTTGATACTATATATACTTAAGTGTAAGGTACTACAGTTCTACGAGAACCTATCCTTATATCTCATTTTTATTATGCATAAATACGATTACCTAATACAAATTATAAAAAGTCATATATAAGTTACCatcacccaagatacaaagtactcaagttaatGTGTAACTATCACTCATAGAAACAAAGTGgtacacaaatttatatatacatcTGAAATTTTATTTAGGTTCGATTAGGTCACTGAAATCTTGATTCTTTTCTTAAGccatagaagaatacatctcattgtGATCATATCAATGCGTTTACACTCATCAATATAGACAAATAGTCAAAACAAACTACTTCCATTTATattgcagcctaaaccaacgattcatactagagtcatctcggttgtgatcaATTTTATACCTGTTGTGACGGAATAGGATTATAGAGTACAATCAAACAGAAAACGTAAAGAAGACATAGATTTACGTAGTTCACCAATTTTGGCTGCATCCACGGGCAGAGAGGAGAACAGATTTTGTTATGCGACTAGGGTTACAGATTACAAATCTCAAATATATATAGTACTGGTCGAGATAAAACATCAAAATTGAACTTAAAGCCCAAAACTGCGAAGCGGGAGATTCAAGACATAACAACAATATCTAACaagtttattccaattatatgatcttatTTGATCTGCGACACACTATAtaatatctatatctatataatatataaaagatgagtttaaCGTAAACTTTTTCCCATCAAAATTTCTCTTTCCTCACtgttcttttattattttgattcttttttaaaaatcattaattttgattcataaaaaaatattcaatatgaatgttaaattaaagatgatgacaagatctttaatttgatgtaaaaattataaaaaataaatttaaaataaacaagttattatcatttaaagtcacaaaattattatttttctctcccctctctcatctttcCTATCTTCTTTCTTTAAATGCCACGGTtcttcatgttttttttttctttctatttcattcatttttctattttttttgttagaaattatttttaatattttctatttatattttttctattataacAGTTTAATGCAACTTaaaagattaaacttatatttgttcattttatcaattataaataattaattggtagtatttcaaaaattgaaaattcaaatgttttcagattcatgtgtttattgaGATTATGCCGTTTATAACTTCGACTTTTTATTGAGATTTAtgtttacatttacttatatttattatatgttttatttatttaaagtatCGTTCAATTTCAACattggtcgtgcatcgcacgagtagGCATACTAGTTCTTATATAAAGATAACTAGACATACATATGTAAAATTACgaataattcaaataatagaaaaaaaataataaacttaagattcattttataaaaatataataaaaattgttgCTTTTGCTATACAAATCCAATATTTATAAACAAGTCAATCTTATTTTTGATAAGGACAAGTTGAATCATTATTTGTAAATTCATAATAGTGCGAAATGAAGATTCGGCTCCATCTTCTTCAAGAATAATGGCGTAACAAGAATTCTTGAATAGCGAAAATCAGTTCAgatatcaaataaaaataaataaaaaattatgaaatcgATTTAAACCGAAGATTTACATCCAAAGCGAAAAAATTAGACATCGGTagaccaaaaaataaaatattcaaatacTTCCCTTTACTGGGATTAGAGTAGATAAAGttcatttattttgaaattttatttcgtCTACTATTTCAACTATTGAAATATCAATTAAAATCACTCGAAAATAAGTCAAGAGTATTAAATTCGACATCCCAATAGTCAAACGAAAAATGTATTATGAATAGTAAATTAAATACAAAGTCTGCATTCACAGTATTACGCATATGTTGCAAAATTGCAACATcaaatactatatatatgttttaaagGCAATAAATTTTATTCCATTTTGGTGGATTTATTTCTTTACTTTGCGCAAATTTCAAACGATTTCCCATCTCGAGAGAGATGAATCGTATTTAAGTAAGTTAATTtgtggagaaaaaaaaattggtaaaaaaAGAGTGACGTTCACGCAAAATTTCTTGGAATTAatgatatatatttaaaatatttccataaaatataaataaaaaaagccAACCAAAACCTTAAACCTGGCACATGCTTTTACACATGTAAAGGTGGTATGAGCGGCAGCCAATGCATGGCGGCATACTCCAACTTCACTCTAAATCATCACTTTTTTCAATAAtctcttttatttttgattttggTTGCGATGTTCTAGATTCAATTTTGGTGGAGGAGCAGTTGTGATAGAGGTAAATTCATGAACTGGGTTTTTTCTCAtagctttttttttgttttttctttttgggtttttgagattttatgttttttttttattagttttgTTGGTATGAAAGTTGGTTCAAGTCAccattttcttgttttcttgATTCTGCGGAAAATTTTGTTTGTTACTTCTTCGTTTGCTGTTTTTGTGGCTTTGTTTCTTACTTTTTCTTATTCTTCTGCATTTGCCAATTTTAGGAAAATATAGATGTAAATAAATTCAACTTCTGTTCTTGAATCTGATGTTTCATTTCATGTAATTCTTGAAAATTGTGATTCAAACTATTTGATATGACTTTATGAATATTATACATAATtctgtataaaataaaaaaactgagATAATTATGAAGATTGAATATAGCTTATTagattgattgattgattgtCTTCATTGAGCCTTTGGATGATGCATCTGTTATTTTATCTTCAAAagttgatttttattttgttttttgttgcAAGAAGTATATGATATTAAATAGGCATTTTTGGACTGATTGCTGAATTTCTTCTTGAAGAAGATTGAATTTTAGTTGAACTACAATTGATCTACTCTGCTGCATTGTTGTTAATTCTTGTATGTTTAGAAGAGTTGTTTTTCTTGATTATGCTGTTTTAGATGATTGTGATTGCAATGTATTGAATTTTGATGCCTAGTTTCCTCTCAATGTACATATAGATATCGAGATATTGCCCGGGGACTGCCCTAGTCGCGTTGCAGATTGCCCGAGACCAGTTCTGCATAGAGATCTTGAGTTATGGGGTCGGATCTTAGTCGTAAATGTCAAGTAGAGTCTAGGAGAGTCGTGTGGATAGTAGCTCTGGTGCTTGCCTCGGTCTTAGTAGTTCAATTCTTCGACATGCCATATGGAGGCCGCGTGCTGTCGTTGTTCCCTATGGGGACGTCTCAGTTCAACTCGTCTGGTGTTGGATATGATGGGCAGCAGTCGAACCTGAATCACTCGTTGCCAACGAGGCAGCAGTCACAGGAGGGAAGTGTTTCCAAAGGAAACGTTGTGTTGGGAGACTTGCCGGATATCAAACACACGGATGAAGAGGATGGTATGGTGAGAACTGCTAGCGTCGTGCCAGAAAAGGCGAGCTCCTCGTCTGAGATTAGCCCGTCTGCAGCTGCACCAGACGAGGAGGCCGGTGTTGCTGATGTTAGTCCATCTGTTAGTGTCACGGCTGCAGCAccggcaccttatgaggcgagGGTTGAGACGTATAATGCTTCAACCTCGAATAGCAGCACTACAGCATTAGTCTCGGGCGGAGATGCAAGGGTTGCTGCAAGCCCGACATCATCGACTGAATCAGCACCTTCTGATGTAGACGGTGAAAACGTGACCTCTAGGAACGAGAGCAACGGGGCATTGAACAGTCCCGTTGCATTAGACGAGCATTCTTCCGTGGTAAACAGTCCTCCCACAGAACAACCCAAGATCCCTGAGAAAAGTCCCTCTGTATCATCAATATCAGACATGAATGATATGTTGCTCCACAGCCGTGCTTCGTCGTTTTCAGaggtaaatataaatatataaattcttgagaattacatatatatttcaatGTATGCTAAAAGATTGTAATATAAAGTAAAAACACCTTATTGCAGGCTCCTTTATGGTCTTCAGCTGCTGATCAAGAGCTATTAGATGCAAGGTTCCAAATCGAGCACACACCGATCATCAGCAAACATCCGGCCCTATACGCCCCAATTTATCGAAATCTTACAACATTTTTGAAGTAAGCTCCCCAGTTTAATGAATATTATTCTTAGTTGGAAAATGATAGCATCTTATTCTTGATTAGACCAATAGAAGAGCTGACTAGCTACATTTACTTTTGGTTCGACTTATGCAGGAGCTACGAGATTATGGAGCAGAAGCTCAAGGTGTACGTCTACGAGGACGGAGATAGGCCCGTTTTCCACAATCCGAGGCTGAGAGGTATATACGCTTCCGAGGGATGGTTCATGAAACACATGGAAGCAAGTAGCCAATTCGTGACTAGCAATCCCGAAGAAGCTCACTTGTTTTACTTGCCATTTAGCTCTCAACTTCTCGTGGACTACGTCTACGTTAAAGACTCTCATTCTTTCGATGACATAAACGAGTTCTTGAAAAACTACGTCGACACAATCAAGGCTCGCCACCCTTTCTGGAACAGAACAGACGGGGCGGATCATTTCCTCATTGGTTGCCATGATTGGGTAAGCTTTGCTTGAAATGCCCTTTATCACAATACTAAATATTCTCGATTTTATTGCATGAATGGATATATGCTCAAATTAATACACACACAATGCACACAATTTAGGTAGACTAACCTAGTTTTATGTCCATGATCTAATTGTTGTAGAGTTTTACAAGATTGTAACTTCAATTCCCTTCATCACACTACTAAAGATTCTTGATTTTATTGCATGAATGCTTTACATTAaaaacacacaaacacacaaacacacacaaaattTAGGTAGATTAACCTAGTTTTAGTAAAAATGATACTCCATTTTATTGCAAGATTGTAATCTCAATGCCCTTCATCACACTACTATAGAATCTTGATTTTATTGCATGAATGGTTGAATTAGAAACAAACACACAAACAAACAAATGTAGGTAGACAAACCTAGCTTTAGCACAAGGAGTTGATTCTTGGAGAGTTTTATAACACGATTCTGTCTTCTTTCAGGCAACATATGAGACGAAGCGCCTCATGTCCAAGTGCATACGCGCAGTATGCAACTCGGACATCAAAGAAGGATTCAAATTCGGCAAGGATGTCGCACTTCCAGAGACACACATCCGATCGCCTCAAAATCCGATGAGAGTGACCGGAGGCAGGCCTGCCTCCGAGCGGACCACCCTCGCCTTCTTTGCTGGCAAGATGCACGGTGACGCCCGTGCCATCTTGCTCAAGCACTGGGAGAACAAGGACCCGGACATGCAGATATCCGGGCCGATACGGAAGGGCTACATGTGGTACATGCAGAACAGCAAGTACTGCATATGCGCCAAGGGATACGAGGTCAACAGCCCGAGGGTGGTCGAGGCCATCTTATACGGCTGCGTGCCCGTGATCGTCTCGGACAACTTCGTGCCCCCGTTCTTCGACATCTTGAACTGGGAGACATTCGCGGTGTTTGTCCTCGAGAGAGACATCCCGAACCTCAAGACCATCCTCGTCTCGATTTCGGAGACGAGGTACGCCGTGATGCAGCACCGGGTACGGCGGGTGAGGCAGCATTTCCTTTGGCACAATGTGCCTCAAAGGTATGATATCTTTCACATGATACTTCACTCTGTTTGGTACAATAGAGTGTTTCGTGTGTCGCCAAAGTGACCTCTTCTCTTCTAGTTTGGTCGTACGAGCGCaaaaaaatgtgtcaagattcgttgGAGCCTTAAGGGCGCCCATGTTCGGATCCAGACTCGTATCTGGTGATGTATttgtaatattatttttattattattggtgTGTAAAATAGTGTTTGGATCCGGATCTTGACACGTCCGACGGATCTTGACCAATCAAATTGTGTGAGGTgagtctctttctctctctcttaaaatagATAGAAATAAAGGGAGTAATGGGTAGATCAAGAAAATTGGGAATTATAATTATTTGGGTTTGTGTTGTATCATATGCTTAAAGGAGCATTGATATATAGGGGATGCAAGATTTGAgctcctgatttttttttaatttttttttcttctaaaaactCATAACAattgttttataattataagGGCTTGTTTGCTATGTTGTATGAGATAATGTTTAATATCTTTGACTGTAAAATGTATTAGTTTATTATATATCAATATCACGTTTGGTAAGATATATAAAAAAGGTGTTGCGCTATCACTCTTCCAAAGTGTGATACAGAATCCAAAAGATATGGATGGTAGATAATGggtcattaatttattaaaggC
It contains:
- the LOC130994836 gene encoding probable glycosyltransferase At5g03795; protein product: MGSDLSRKCQVESRRVVWIVALVLASVLVVQFFDMPYGGRVLSLFPMGTSQFNSSGVGYDGQQSNLNHSLPTRQQSQEGSVSKGNVVLGDLPDIKHTDEEDGMVRTASVVPEKASSSSEISPSAAAPDEEAGVADVSPSVSVTAAAPAPYEARVETYNASTSNSSTTALVSGGDARVAASPTSSTESAPSDVDGENVTSRNESNGALNSPVALDEHSSVVNSPPTEQPKIPEKSPSVSSISDMNDMLLHSRASSFSEAPLWSSAADQELLDARFQIEHTPIISKHPALYAPIYRNLTTFLKSYEIMEQKLKVYVYEDGDRPVFHNPRLRGIYASEGWFMKHMEASSQFVTSNPEEAHLFYLPFSSQLLVDYVYVKDSHSFDDINEFLKNYVDTIKARHPFWNRTDGADHFLIGCHDWATYETKRLMSKCIRAVCNSDIKEGFKFGKDVALPETHIRSPQNPMRVTGGRPASERTTLAFFAGKMHGDARAILLKHWENKDPDMQISGPIRKGYMWYMQNSKYCICAKGYEVNSPRVVEAILYGCVPVIVSDNFVPPFFDILNWETFAVFVLERDIPNLKTILVSISETRYAVMQHRVRRVRQHFLWHNVPQRYDIFHMILHSVWYNRVFRVSPK